TTTAGTGATGTTGGTACTTTTGGGAACAACAATATCAGTTATTATTTGGTATTCACCCGCTTCTCTTATATTTTTTAAATCTACTGTGCCAACTATCTTTTGGGATGAAATATTTTCCAATATATTTTGTGGCCCCTGAATTCCAACACTTACCTTGTCTCTTATTTCTTTAATTGATAAATTGCCACTTAAATTAATTGGTCTTACCTCTATATCATAATATCTTTCAGCTGTTATATTATATTCACTGGATATATAAAACCATAGTACAATTGCCATTGCAAATGCCAACAGTTTGATATCTAAATTTTTAAGTAAGATTGTTTTAATTTTAATCATTTTTTTGATTACCTTTTTTTGCTGAATCGAATAATTTTATCCTTTTTGGGTGATATAATTTCTGTAAAAATTTTTTGAGTAATTGTGGCTTCATTGGTCTTGTCAGTTTTCCATCAATAGCAACAGTAATAGCGCCTCTTTCTTCCGAAACTACTACAATTAAAGCATCGGTAGTTTCACTTAATCCTATTGCTGCCCTGTGCCTTGTTCCTAAATATTTTTTTAAATCAGTTCTTTTTGTCAAAGGCAATATACAGTTTGCTCCCGCAATTCTGTTATTCCTTATAATAACTGCACCATCATGCAATGGTGAATTTGGCAGGAAAATGGAATAAAGCAATTCTGAGGAAAAATCACTATTTAAAGTAATTCCAGTTTCTAAAATATCTTGTAATCCAACTTCTCTTTCTAATACAATTAGGGCTCCATTTTTTTCTGCAGAAAGCATTGGCACGACCATAATAATACCATTAATTAGCTCTTCCCACTGTTTTGTTTCCTCTCCCTGTCTAAATAATGGTATATTACTCAGGAAACCACCTTTACCCATTTTTAATAATAATCTTCTTAGTTCTGGTTGGAATATAATTGGGATTGCTACTACAAGCATCGCCATCAAGCCTTTTATTAACCAATTTATTGTTCTCAATCCCAGCCAATTAGCAATAAAAGAAAAAATAAAAAGAACCACAAATCCTTTAATAATTTGGACAGCAGGTGTGTCTTTTATTAATAGAAAAACATTATAAAGAATAAAAGTTATTAAAACAATATCTAAAATATCCAACACAGATATATTTAAAGACATTTTTTACCTTATTAACCTTTTACTAAAATAAAAAAGCCATCCCAAAATTATTTTATCATAAAATACTTTGATGATGGCTATTTTTTTCTGATAAGCATAACAAATAAAACAATATTTAAAAAGCAGAAAGACCATATTATCTCTTTGAAAATTGATAACTTGCCCTTGCGCCTTTTTTGCCATATTTTTTTCTTTCTTTCATTCGAGCATCACGTTCCAGCATTTTTTCTTTCTTTAAAACTGGTCTGAGCGAATGATCATATTCTACCAATGCCCTGGCTATTCCATGTCTAACTGCCCCACTTTGTCCGGTAGTGCCACCACCGGTTACTTTAATATTAACATCCACTTCTTCCATTTTATTAACCAAGCGCAAAGGTTCTTCAGCTATTATTACATCATTATTATTGGGGAAATATTCATTTAAAGGTTTATTATTAATAGAGATATTACCTTTGCCAGGATATAACCAAACCTTGGCAATTGAGGTTTTTCTTCTTCCAGTGCCATAAAATCTGTTAATCGTCAAAATTGCACCTCCTTATCGATTAGTTTATAACAATAACTTCTTGAGCAGTATGCGGGTGTTTATCTCCACGGTACACTTTAAGCTTTTTCATTACTGAACGACTTAGCTTATTTTTAGGTAACATTCCTTTAACTGCTTTTTCAATAACCATTTCTGGTTTTTTTTCTATCATTTCTTCAAACTTTACTTCTTTTAATGATCCTGGATAACCGGTGTGATGTCTATACAATTTTTGTTCTGCTTTATTACCAGTCACTTTAACTTTTTCGGCATTAATTACAACGACATAATCACCTAAATCTTGTGATTGATCAAATACAACTTTATTTTTTCCCCTTAAAATAGATGCTACTTCTGTAGCAAGTCTGCCCAATATCTTTCCTTTTGCATCAAACAGATACCAATTTCTTTGTATATTTTCCTGTTTTTCTCTAAATGTCTTCAATTTTTCCTCCCTCTGTCGGAATAATCAATAATAGGATAAAATAACATAAAAATTCTAATATAATTAAGTATTAATGTCAAGATAATTCTTGCTAAATGCTTATTTTATCATTTAATTTATAATATTATCCCTAATATCTTACCTTTATTAAGTACAGTCCATTTGGTGGCAACACTATTCCTGATTTTTGATTATTTTTTCCTTCAAGAATATTTATTATTTCCTTTGGTTCACGTTTATTCATTGAAAAATTTATTAATGTTCCAACAATTAGTCTCATCATTTTATATAAAAAAGCATCTGCTTCAATTGTAAAACAAACTATTTGCTTATTTTTCTTAATATTGATGCTTTTAATAGTTCTTAATCTGTTTACTCTCCTGTCATTTTTCTTTTTATTCAAGCAACTAAGAGCACTAAAATCATGATAGCCATAAAGATATTTGGAAGTTTCTATCATTCTATGAATGTCTAATTGTTTATTAAGAAAATAATAATAATTTCTCATAAAGACAACTTTTGAAGAAAACCTGGTATCGAATAAACTTCTGTTCATTATGAAATACTTGTAAATTTTGCTTTTCGCACTATACCTTGCATGAAAATCCATACTAACAGATTGTGCCTTTCTAACCCTTATATCACCCGGCAGATTATGGTTTAGTACAAGTGTCCATTTATTTACAGGCATTGAGCTTTTTGTGATAAAATTAGCAACTTGACCTATGGCATGCACACCGGCATCTGTACGACCTGATCCATTTAGCTTTATTCTATTTTCTCCAGTAATATTCCTTATAACCTTCTCAATTGTTCCTTGAATTGTTTTTCTGTTTTTTTGTTTTTGCCAACCGTAATAATTTGTTCCATCATAAGCAATTATAAGTTTAATATTTTTTGTATTTTCCATAATACTATAACCCTAATACTTTCCAAATACAAATGCTAATATTATCACCAAAAAACTTATAATGAAAAACAACTTATCATTTCTCTTTATTGATAACGTTCGATAATGTGTTCTTCCATTTCCTCCTCTATAACACCTTGCTTCCATTGCAATTGCTAACTCATCAGCACGATGGAATGCATTTATGAATAATGGAATAATTATAGGAATCATGTTCTTTATACGGTTTATAATATTACCACTGTCAAAATCTGCACCACGAGCAACTTGAGCTTTTATTATTTTTTCTGTTTCTTCCATCAAAGTTGGAATAAAACGAAGTGCGATTGTCATCATCATTGCTATCTCATGAGCTGGTACTTTAATACTTTTAAAAATAGACAATAGCCTTTCAATTCCATCTGTTAAGCCAATTGGAGAAGTGGTCAGTGTTAACCATGAAGTTGCTATAATTAATAAAAATAATCTGGTTGCAATAAAAAATCCGCGAATCAAACCTTCTTTTGTAATTGATAGAATCCATATTCTTAAAATAACTTCTCCTTGTGTTGTAAAAAAATGTATTAATAATGTCAGTATTATTAAGAATAACAATGGCCTTAAGCCCAACAATACATATTTTGGATTAACCTTTGACAGGGCTATCCCACTAAATAGATATATACCAACAACCAAAAAACCTACCCATGTATTAATTAAAAATATTGTAATAATTATAAATAAGGTTATTAATATTTTAATTCTCGGATCTAATCTGTGAATAGTTGATTCCTTGTGAATATATTGGCCAATTGTTAAATTTCTAATAAATTTCATTTACCTTCTCTTATTTATTAAGTTTATAATTTCACTTTCTGCTTCTTCCAGTGTTAAAACACCTGAGTCAACAGGCCTTCCCATTGTTTTTAATTTATGCATAATATATGTAATCTGAGGCAATGATAACCCTATTGTTTCTAACCTCTCTACATTATCCCTAAAAATTGCTTTCGGTGTGTCGTCCATTACAATTCTTCCGTTTTCCATAACTATTATTCTTTGCGATAACTCTGCAACTACTTCCATATTATGTGAAACTAATATAATTGTCTTTTGAAAAGATATATGAAGATCCTTGATTAATTTTAGTAATTTTTTACGGTTTTGAGGATCAAGACTTGCGGTTGGTTCATCTAAGATAATAACATCTGGTTCAATTGCCAGAATACTTGCGATTGCAACTCTACGCATTTCACCACCGCTTAAGCTAAATGGTGATTTGTCCTTATACATAGAATAATCCATTTCAACCATTTTCATTGCCTTCCTGACCCTTCTCTCCAACTGATTAATATCTTTTATTCCTGTATTTTTTGGTCCAAAAGCAATTTCCTTAAAGACAGTCTCTTCAAACAACTGATTTTCGGGGTACTGAAAAGTAAGCCCAACTATTTTTCTTATTTCCTTAAGCTTTGCCTTATTTTGATGTATATCTACTCCATCAATGAATACTTTTCCCTCAGTAGGTTCCAGCAGACCATTAAACATTTGCAGAAGTGTAGTTTTCCCACACCCTGTATGTCCGATAATTCCAACAAATTCCCCTCTTTTAATCTTTAAATTAATTGACTTTAAAGCATCAGTTTCAAATGGCATATTTAAATTATAGGTATATGAAACATTTTTTAGATTAATAAGCATAATTTTTCTACCATTTCTTCTTTATTTAAAATATTTGGAGGAATCTTTATACCTTTTTGGCTTAACATTCTTGCAAGCATGGTTGTTGGAGGTAATTCTAAATTTAACTGCTTTAACTGTTCATCCGATTGTAAAAAAATTTTTTGAGGTGTACCTGTTAATGCAATTTCACCTCTTTTAAGCACAATTATTTTATTAAATTCTGCTGCCTCTGACATGAAATGAGTGATATATATAATCGTAATTTTTTCATCTCTATTTAATTTCTTTATAGTATCAAGTATTTCCCTTCTTCCTTTTGGGTCTAACATAGAAGTTGGTTCATCTAATACTAAATATGATGTATGCATAGCTAATGCTCCTGCAATAACAACTTTTTGTTTTTGACCGCCTGATAATAAATGAGGTTCACAGTTTCTCATTTCAAGCATACCAACAAGATCCAAAGCCCATTCTACCCTTTCTTTCATTTCCGACTCATCTATTCCTACATTTTCTAATCCAAAAGCAATATCGTCCTCAATTGTTGTGGCAACAAGTTGATTGTCAGGGTTTTGAAAAACCATTCCTACCTTTTTTCTTATCTCCCAGATTTTATCTGTATCTTTAGTATTCATATTATTCACAATAACATCACCTTCCTGTGGTAATAACAACCCATTAATATGTTTTGCAAATGTTGATTTCCCAGAGCCATTGGCACCAATTACAGCTATAAAATCCCCGTTATGAATATCAATATTAATATTTTTCAAGGAAAATAAATTATTGTCTTTATTATTATGGTAAAGGTATGAAACGTTATCAAATATTATCAAATAAACATCCCTCTTTTACGACTTTTAATTAGCTTATAGCTAATATGGTATTTTAATAATAAAAATAAAAAGGTTAAAATGCAGGAATACTCATTACTATATAATCCTTACAAATTAACCTTATTATTTTCTATATTTTATTTAACAAATTCTATAACTGCCATCGGGGCTGCATCACCTTTTCGAAAACCGGCTTTAATAATTCTTGTATAGCCCCCGTTTCTTTCTTTGTACTGAGGACTAATCTCTTCAAAAAGGAGTTTGATAGCATGTTTGTTCTGTATAGATTTGAATACTTTCCTTCTTGATTGTAGATTATCTTCTTTTGCTACAGTAACTATTTTTTCTAAGTATTTTTGCAATTCTTTTGCTTTAGGAAATGTTGTATTAATTTTTCGATTTATAATCATAGATATGGACAAATTAGATAATAATGCCCTTCTATGGCTGGTATCCACATTTAACTTTCTTTTTAAGTTTCTATGTCTCATCAGACTCACTCCTTTGTATCTCAGTATCTTTCAAAGAAAGGCCGAATTCTTTTACTTTATCCTTGATTTCTTCAAAAGACTTTTTACCTAAATTTTTTATTCCCATTATTTCTTCTTCTGTTTTACTGATAATATCACCGAAAGAATTAATATTAGACTTCTTTAAACAATTGTATGATCTTACTGAAAAATCAAGTTCCTCTATGCTTTTTTCTAATAATTTTTTCTGTTCATTATTTTCATTCTCTTCCTCTGCAATTTGATCAGTTATAGACTCCATTTCATCAGGAGAAAATTTTGTAAACAACTTTAAATATTTAATAAGAATATTTGAAGCTTTGCTTAGCGCTTCGTCTGGCAATATACTTTTATTTGTATATATATCCATAACAAGTTTTTCATAATTCATAAACTGGTCAGAACTTGTTTTTTCAATATTATATGCTACCTTAATAACAGGTGAAAACATTGAATCAATAGTTATATAATTAATAGCCTGGTCTTTCTTTTTATTTTCTGGCGCAGTAATATATCCAGTGCCTTCTTCAACGATTATCTCCATATCCAATTTACCATCATCGCTCAAAGTGGCTATCGTGCTATTTGGATTTAAGATCTCCACATTTATGTTCGGAGTTATATCTCCTGCTTTTACAATACCTTTTCCACTTGCTTTTAGTCTTAATACTTCAGAATTACTACCATACATTTTAAAAACAATGGCTTTTGTGTTTAGAAGAATTTCATTAACATCTTCCTTTACACCGGGTATTGTAGAAAATTCATGAACAACTCCTTCAAACCTTACTGCAGTTGCACTTGCACCAGTTAAAGAAGATAATAACACTCTTCTTAAGGAATTACCTAAAGTTGTACCATAGCCTTTATCCAATGGCTCAATTATAAAACGCCCATAACTATCTGTTAAATTTTCTATTTTTATTTTAATATTATTTATATCTAACAATTGAAATATCTCCTTCCGGTATTGATTGTTAAGTGCCATTTTATCTGGAATAGAATTCAACGACTAGCTTTTCATCAATAGGCATATCAATGTCTTCTTTAGAAGGAAGCTTAACCACTTTCCCTTTTAAATTTTTAATATCGGCTTCTAGCCACGAAGGAACATTAACTTCTCTCTCTTCTTCTTTTAGTTCTTTCAATTCATTAATACTCTGGCTTTTTCCCCTGACTTCTATAACATCATTTAATTCTGCCATATAGGAAGGTATGTTAACTTTTTTACCATTTACCAAAATATGGGAATGTCTAACAAGCTGCCTGGCTTTTGCTCTCGAATTGGCAAAACCCAAACGGTAAACAATATTATCCAATCTTCTTTCTAAAAACTGAATAAAGTTCTCACCGGTTACTCCATGTTTCTTCTCTGCCTTTTCAAAAAGATTACTAAATTGTTTTTCTAAAAGACCATACATATCTTTCATCTTCTGTTTTTCTTTCAACTGAATGGCATAGTTTGATAATTTTCTCACTCTTCTGCTTTGGGAACTTTTACCTGGTGCATTTTCTCTTTTTTCAACTGCACATTTTTCAGTATAACACCTTTCTCCCTTTAAAAATAACTTGGTTCCCTGTCTTCGGCATAGCCGACAAACAGGACCCGTATATCTAGCCATGTAATTACCTCCTTAAGGTAAAATTATGTATTATTTATAAATAATTAACATTACTTATTTAGATATTTATAATTATCATTTTATTCATTATTTATTAGATCACACCAAAAGCTAAACTCTACGCTGTTTAGGAGGTCTGCAACCATTATGTGGTATCGGTGTAACATCTCTTATTGTATTTATTTTGAAACCAATTGCCTGTAATGAGCGTATAGCCGTTTCTCTCCCGGATCCAGGACCTTTTACATACACATCTATATCTCTCATACCTTGATCCATTGCTTTTTTCCCGGCTTCCTCAGCTGTTCTTTGTGCTGCAAACGAAGTACTTTTTTTACTTCCCTTATTTCCAATAGATCCTGCACTTGCCCAGGAAACAATATTTCCTTCCGTATCTGAAATAGCTACAATGGTATTATTAAAAGTTGATTGAATGTGTACAATGCCTTTTAATATATTCTTTCTTACTTTTTTCTTTCTGACTTTTTTTGCCTGCTTTTTTGTAGCCAAAATATTCTCCTTTCCAATAATTATAAAACGTAAAATTCTATATTACTTACTTCTTTTAATACCAACAGTTCTTCGTGGTCCTTTTCTTGTTCTCGCATTAGTACTTGTTCGTTGTCCTCTAACAGGCAAGCTTCTTTTATGTCTTAATCCCCGATAAGAACCAATTTCCATTAACCTTTTTATATCTGCAGTTCTTTGACTTCTTAGTTCTCCTTCAACCTTAAGGTCTTTGCCAATCAAATCCCTAATTTTGTTAATCTCTTCATCCTTTAAATCTTTTACTTTAGTTTCAAAGTTAATACCTGCTTCAGTCAGTATCTTTCTTGATAATGTATATCCAATACCATATATATATGTCAATGCACAATCTATATTTTTATTATTTGGTATGTCAACACCGCTAATCCTAGCCATATAATTTTTCCCCCTTTATTATTTTCCCTGTTTTTGTTTATGCTTGGGATTATTGCATATTACCATTATTTTTCCATGTCTTCTTATTAATTTACATTTTTCACAAATCTTTTTTACAGATGTTCTGACTTTCATTTTTTAATTCCTCTCCTGCTATAAAATCTTGAATACACCTAAATAAAAAATATTATAATTCGAACTATAGGTATATAGCTACACTTAAATACAATTTAATATATAATAGATTATGTTATATATTATTTCAATATTTTATATATACCTATTCATTATAATCGATATATAATTCTACCTCTACTTAAATCATATGGAGAAATTTCAACTTTTACCTTATCTCCAGGCAATATACGTATAAAATGCATTCTAATCTTACCAGATATATGTGCTAATACTTCGCAACCATTCTCTAATTCAACTTTAAAAGTTGCATTAGGTAGTGCCTGGGTTACAGTTCCTTTCATTTCTACATATTTTTCTTTACCCATTATACAATCATCTCCCATTTAAAAAATAATGTATAGTTCCTGAAATTGTCTTTAATTTCATACTGTTAATATTTCATTATTTTTTTCATATATTGCTATAGTATGTTCAAAATGAGCTGACAAACTTCCATCAGCAGTTTTTACTGTCCATCCATCACTACCACTGATTGTTTGATATTTACCTTCATTTATCATTGGCTCTATAGCTATTACCATACCTTTTTCTAATTTCATACCTGTTTTAGGTCTACCATAATTAGGTATTTGTGGATCTTCATGAACCTTCAAGCCAACACCATGGCCAACAAATTCCCTGACTACAGAAAAGTTCCTTTTTTCAGCTAAAGTTTGAATTGCGTAACCTATATCACCTAAATAGTTACCATTCTGTGCTTTCTTAATACCTTCATATAAACATTCTTTTGTTGTTTTAATTAATTCTTCAGCTACTTTACTTATCTTTCCAACAGCCACAGTAACAGCACTGTCTCCATAATAACCATTTAAATAAGTCCCAATATCTATACTAACAATATCACCTTCTCTTAAAATTCTTTCACCTGGTATTCCATGCACTATTTCATCATTTATGGAAATACATGCAGATGAAGGAAACTCATTACCTTCAGGGCCATATCCCTTGAATGATGGTTTCCCGCCATGCTTTATAATGTAATCCTCTGCCATTTTATCAATATCAATAGTTTTTATACCAGGTTTCACTTTATCAGAGATATATTTTAACGTATTTGCTGTTAGCTGGCAACTTTTCTTTATCTGTTGAATCTCTTTATCTGTTTTTATTATAACCATACATTATTTCTTTCTGCTAATTCCAAGATTACTTAGAGTGTCCTTTACTACTTTTAACCTCTCTTCAAGTTCAATATTCGAATTAACCCTTGTTAATAGATGTCTCTTTTGATAGTAATCCACAAGTGGCAATGTTTCATTATTAAATACTTCGAGTCGCTGTAAAATTGTTTCTTCCTTGTCATCATCTCTTTGAATAAGCTTTCCACCGCAAATATCACATGTTCCTTCTACTTGCGGAGGATCATAATTAAGATTATAAATGGCACCACATTTAGTACAAACCCTTCTGGATGATAACCTTTCTAATATTGTTTTTTTTGAAGTCTCAAAATAAAACACCTGATCAATTTTAATGGATAAACTTTTCATTAATAAATCCAAATCAATAGCCTGCTGTATAGTTCTTGGAAAACCATCAAACATAAATCCGGACTGGCAATCACTTTTTATTATTCTGTCCTCGATTATTTTCATAATCAAATTATCAGGAACTAATTTGCCTGAGTTCATATAAGATTGTGCTTTCTTACCTAAATCAGTTTCATTTTTTATGGCATTCCTTAAAATATCTCCTGTAGAAATAATTGGGATATCATTCTCCTTTTTTATTTCATGGGCAATGGTTCCCTTACCTGCTCCAGGAGGACCTAATAATACAATTATCATGAAAATCCCCTTATTTATTATTTATAAATAATTAATAGTTATTATTTCTTTATAAAACCTTCATAATGTCTCATTAGCATATGAGATTCTATCTGTTGAACTGTTTCCAGAGCAACACCGACCATGATTAAAACAGAAGTGCCACCAAAATATATAGTAGTAATTCCTGTAATTTCGATTAATATGTTTGGAAGTATTGCTATAATTGCCAAAAATATAGCCCCACTTAATGTTATTCTGGTCATAATATTATCAATATACATTGCAGTTGCTTTCCCAGGTCTTCTTCCAGGTATAAAACCTCCGTATTTTTTTAAATTATCCGCCATATTTTGAGGATTAAAGGTTATAGCTGTATAGAAAAACGTGAACACTAAAATCAATATAGCATATAAGGTTAAGTATAATGGCGTACCAGGTGAAAGAGCTGCTGATACTTTTTGCATAAAAGCAGAACCTTGAAAAAATTGTGCGATAGTACCTGGAAATATTAATATGGCTGAGGCAAATATAATAGGAATAACACCGGCCTGGTTAACCCTTAGCGGTATATGGGTGCCTTGTCCACCATATAATTTTCGACCTATAACTCTTTTTGCATACTGCACAGGAATACGTCTTTGACCTTGTTGGATTGCAACGACTCCTGCAATAACTAAAACAATAACTACTACCAGACTTATAAGTGATATAATGCTTATCTCTCCAACTCTGAATAAATTCCATGTTTGTATAATCTCAGTTGGTATTCTGGCAACAATTCCGGCAAATATTATTATTGAAATTCCATTACCAATCCCATAGTCGCTAATTTGCTCACCCAGCCACATTAAAAAACATGTACCTGCAGTCAAACTGATAACCAATAAAAATCTGAACATTAAACCACTAATCATTAATACCTGTAGACTTTCCAGCCATGCGCTAATACCAACAGCCTGTATTAACCCTAAAACTACAGTGCCATATCGTGTTATTCGATTTAATTTGGTTCTTCCTTCCTGTCCTTCTTTTGCCCATTGTTCAAACAATGGAACTACTGACTGCAATAGTGACATGATAATAGAAGCATTAATATATGGCATAATTCCTAATGCAAATAGTGAAAAACGACTTAATGCGCCACCTGCAAAAAGATCAAA
The window above is part of the Atribacterota bacterium genome. Proteins encoded here:
- the cdaA gene encoding diadenylate cyclase CdaA, with product MSLNISVLDILDIVLITFILYNVFLLIKDTPAVQIIKGFVVLFIFSFIANWLGLRTINWLIKGLMAMLVVAIPIIFQPELRRLLLKMGKGGFLSNIPLFRQGEETKQWEELINGIIMVVPMLSAEKNGALIVLEREVGLQDILETGITLNSDFSSELLYSIFLPNSPLHDGAVIIRNNRIAGANCILPLTKRTDLKKYLGTRHRAAIGLSETTDALIVVVSEERGAITVAIDGKLTRPMKPQLLKKFLQKLYHPKRIKLFDSAKKGNQKND
- the rpsI gene encoding 30S ribosomal protein S9; translated protein: MTINRFYGTGRRKTSIAKVWLYPGKGNISINNKPLNEYFPNNNDVIIAEEPLRLVNKMEEVDVNIKVTGGGTTGQSGAVRHGIARALVEYDHSLRPVLKKEKMLERDARMKERKKYGKKGARASYQFSKR
- the rplM gene encoding 50S ribosomal protein L13 produces the protein MKTFREKQENIQRNWYLFDAKGKILGRLATEVASILRGKNKVVFDQSQDLGDYVVVINAEKVKVTGNKAEQKLYRHHTGYPGSLKEVKFEEMIEKKPEMVIEKAVKGMLPKNKLSRSVMKKLKVYRGDKHPHTAQEVIVIN
- the truA gene encoding tRNA pseudouridine(38-40) synthase TruA, coding for MENTKNIKLIIAYDGTNYYGWQKQKNRKTIQGTIEKVIRNITGENRIKLNGSGRTDAGVHAIGQVANFITKSSMPVNKWTLVLNHNLPGDIRVRKAQSVSMDFHARYSAKSKIYKYFIMNRSLFDTRFSSKVVFMRNYYYFLNKQLDIHRMIETSKYLYGYHDFSALSCLNKKKNDRRVNRLRTIKSINIKKNKQIVCFTIEADAFLYKMMRLIVGTLINFSMNKREPKEIINILEGKNNQKSGIVLPPNGLYLIKVRY
- a CDS encoding energy-coupling factor transporter transmembrane component T yields the protein MKFIRNLTIGQYIHKESTIHRLDPRIKILITLFIIITIFLINTWVGFLVVGIYLFSGIALSKVNPKYVLLGLRPLLFLIILTLLIHFFTTQGEVILRIWILSITKEGLIRGFFIATRLFLLIIATSWLTLTTSPIGLTDGIERLLSIFKSIKVPAHEIAMMMTIALRFIPTLMEETEKIIKAQVARGADFDSGNIINRIKNMIPIIIPLFINAFHRADELAIAMEARCYRGGNGRTHYRTLSIKRNDKLFFIISFLVIILAFVFGKY
- a CDS encoding energy-coupling factor transporter ATPase; the encoded protein is MLINLKNVSYTYNLNMPFETDALKSINLKIKRGEFVGIIGHTGCGKTTLLQMFNGLLEPTEGKVFIDGVDIHQNKAKLKEIRKIVGLTFQYPENQLFEETVFKEIAFGPKNTGIKDINQLERRVRKAMKMVEMDYSMYKDKSPFSLSGGEMRRVAIASILAIEPDVIILDEPTASLDPQNRKKLLKLIKDLHISFQKTIILVSHNMEVVAELSQRIIVMENGRIVMDDTPKAIFRDNVERLETIGLSLPQITYIMHKLKTMGRPVDSGVLTLEEAESEIINLINKRR
- a CDS encoding energy-coupling factor transporter ATPase — its product is MIIFDNVSYLYHNNKDNNLFSLKNINIDIHNGDFIAVIGANGSGKSTFAKHINGLLLPQEGDVIVNNMNTKDTDKIWEIRKKVGMVFQNPDNQLVATTIEDDIAFGLENVGIDESEMKERVEWALDLVGMLEMRNCEPHLLSGGQKQKVVIAGALAMHTSYLVLDEPTSMLDPKGRREILDTIKKLNRDEKITIIYITHFMSEAAEFNKIIVLKRGEIALTGTPQKIFLQSDEQLKQLNLELPPTTMLARMLSQKGIKIPPNILNKEEMVEKLCLLI
- the rplQ gene encoding 50S ribosomal protein L17 translates to MRHRNLKRKLNVDTSHRRALLSNLSISMIINRKINTTFPKAKELQKYLEKIVTVAKEDNLQSRRKVFKSIQNKHAIKLLFEEISPQYKERNGGYTRIIKAGFRKGDAAPMAVIEFVK
- a CDS encoding DNA-directed RNA polymerase subunit alpha codes for the protein MLDINNIKIKIENLTDSYGRFIIEPLDKGYGTTLGNSLRRVLLSSLTGASATAVRFEGVVHEFSTIPGVKEDVNEILLNTKAIVFKMYGSNSEVLRLKASGKGIVKAGDITPNINVEILNPNSTIATLSDDGKLDMEIIVEEGTGYITAPENKKKDQAINYITIDSMFSPVIKVAYNIEKTSSDQFMNYEKLVMDIYTNKSILPDEALSKASNILIKYLKLFTKFSPDEMESITDQIAEEENENNEQKKLLEKSIEELDFSVRSYNCLKKSNINSFGDIISKTEEEIMGIKNLGKKSFEEIKDKVKEFGLSLKDTEIQRSESDET
- the rpsD gene encoding 30S ribosomal protein S4; this translates as MARYTGPVCRLCRRQGTKLFLKGERCYTEKCAVEKRENAPGKSSQSRRVRKLSNYAIQLKEKQKMKDMYGLLEKQFSNLFEKAEKKHGVTGENFIQFLERRLDNIVYRLGFANSRAKARQLVRHSHILVNGKKVNIPSYMAELNDVIEVRGKSQSINELKELKEEEREVNVPSWLEADIKNLKGKVVKLPSKEDIDMPIDEKLVVEFYSR
- the rpsK gene encoding 30S ribosomal protein S11, with amino-acid sequence MATKKQAKKVRKKKVRKNILKGIVHIQSTFNNTIVAISDTEGNIVSWASAGSIGNKGSKKSTSFAAQRTAEEAGKKAMDQGMRDIDVYVKGPGSGRETAIRSLQAIGFKINTIRDVTPIPHNGCRPPKQRRV
- the rpsM gene encoding 30S ribosomal protein S13, producing MARISGVDIPNNKNIDCALTYIYGIGYTLSRKILTEAGINFETKVKDLKDEEINKIRDLIGKDLKVEGELRSQRTADIKRLMEIGSYRGLRHKRSLPVRGQRTSTNARTRKGPRRTVGIKRSK
- the rpmJ gene encoding 50S ribosomal protein L36, which codes for MKVRTSVKKICEKCKLIRRHGKIMVICNNPKHKQKQGK
- the infA gene encoding translation initiation factor IF-1, whose protein sequence is MGKEKYVEMKGTVTQALPNATFKVELENGCEVLAHISGKIRMHFIRILPGDKVKVEISPYDLSRGRIIYRL
- the map gene encoding type I methionyl aminopeptidase; this encodes MVIIKTDKEIQQIKKSCQLTANTLKYISDKVKPGIKTIDIDKMAEDYIIKHGGKPSFKGYGPEGNEFPSSACISINDEIVHGIPGERILREGDIVSIDIGTYLNGYYGDSAVTVAVGKISKVAEELIKTTKECLYEGIKKAQNGNYLGDIGYAIQTLAEKRNFSVVREFVGHGVGLKVHEDPQIPNYGRPKTGMKLEKGMVIAIEPMINEGKYQTISGSDGWTVKTADGSLSAHFEHTIAIYEKNNEILTV
- a CDS encoding adenylate kinase; translated protein: MIIVLLGPPGAGKGTIAHEIKKENDIPIISTGDILRNAIKNETDLGKKAQSYMNSGKLVPDNLIMKIIEDRIIKSDCQSGFMFDGFPRTIQQAIDLDLLMKSLSIKIDQVFYFETSKKTILERLSSRRVCTKCGAIYNLNYDPPQVEGTCDICGGKLIQRDDDKEETILQRLEVFNNETLPLVDYYQKRHLLTRVNSNIELEERLKVVKDTLSNLGISRKK